In Nicotiana tabacum cultivar K326 chromosome 2, ASM71507v2, whole genome shotgun sequence, the following proteins share a genomic window:
- the LOC142166512 gene encoding uncharacterized protein LOC142166512 has protein sequence MLISLSAKSKLGFINGKLSKPRDDSPYLDLWIMCNHMVMAWLLNSVTKEIRLNVLHSKFARDVWKQLENRYGQSDVAQFFGLQKKLMETVQGTNNIAIYFNRMKVVWDEIEALDARVLCTCVDCRCEAK, from the coding sequence ATGTTAATCTCACTATCAGCTAAGTCCAAATTAGGATTTATCAATGGAAAACTCTCAAAGCCTAGAGATGACTCTCCTTATCTGGATCTTTGGATTATGTGTAATCATATGGTGATGGCTTGGCTGTTGAACTCTGTTACGAAGGAAATCAGGCTTAATGTGCTTCATTCAAAGTTTGCAAGGGATGTATGGAAACAACTTGAGAACAGATATGGTCAGTCGGATGTTGCACAATTCTTTGGCTTGCAGAAGAAATTGATGGAAACCGTTCAGGGGACAAACAACATTGCCATATACTTTAATAGGATGAAGGTAGTATGGGATGAGATAGAGGCTCTGGATGCTAGGGTTTTATGTACTTGTGTTGACTGCAGATGTGAAGCAAAGTAG